A window of Glycine soja cultivar W05 chromosome 13, ASM419377v2, whole genome shotgun sequence genomic DNA:
TTTACTGTTTTAAACACGAAAAAAATTCGATTTTAGGCCATATACCTAAAACCATGATCAATACTGTAGTAAAGATCCTTTCTGAAACAtgcattaattttgttttagaaaCGTGTAGTAATTTCTTTAGCTTGAGTTTATGTCAACTTTTCAGTTGCCACACCATTAACTCCAAATAAATACCAGTCATTTTACTGAAATGCCCCTCCTAAACTCATGTATAGCCCCAATAAATCACGCATGGAACGTGTGCATGCTCTAATCTGGGAATGTTGTGAGTGGCCATATTGCTGATTAACAGTTACACATTTTGTTCTTcgtttatattttttggtttattttttctGGTTTCATGTTTTGTTCTTTTGGGCCGATTATTATAATAGTTTTTAATGCATGATATCAATTTGAATATTGGAACCCACCTTCCAAGGCAACGCAAATCATAGGAAAGTGCTGGGAAAGATACCATCAGCTGACTCAAACAGGCTTCGagtttacataaataaaataaaattgtcaaacaatattattaaGAAAAGTTTTGGTTTCCTAAGAGGGGTCACAATCCTAACGCATGCTTTTactcctttttcattttttttatcgagtgttcttaatatattatttaacaaataaaaatatatttattgtataaattatagaaaaatgtaaaataaaactattaacaACACAATTTTTAATCTtccaataaaaatcattttattttaacttcctTAACCCAGTATCTTAAGAGGTGAGACACTAGTtaccattttttaaattattacattTAATATATTAGTCGTCGCTACATTACTACCATAATTAATTATTCtacacataatatttttttctaatgaaaGCAAGTAGCCCAATAATAACTGATTGAATTTCCATGACCAAgaccaaacccaacaataaaATCTGTATTAAATCCACCTCTTCCATAAAACCCAACTTTCCCATTTGACTATACTTCGATCATACAACAGTTCaatcccttctctctctctctctctctctctctctctctctctcaaatgGAAGACAATAATGAAGAATGCATCACTGGGTTATGTTTGGGAATTGGAATGGGAGGGCATGTTCCAAAGAAGAATAAGCAGAAAGAGAACAAGGCTGTGGCTTGCCTAGACCTAGCGTTTGAGCTTTGTCCAAAAGGAGAAGAAGCCATTAACGtgaatcttcatcatcatcatcatgagaAGGTAGAAAGAATCAGCTTGGAGAGAATCCACGAGTACCCCAATGAAAAGAGCACTGATTCTGataacagcaacaacaacaacagatgCAGAAAGAAACTGCGGCTTTCCAAGGAGCAATCATCCATGCTTGAGAACAGCTTCAAACAGCATAGCACTCTTAATCCGGTATTCATTCATATACGTACAAGAAAccctttttctcattttaatcTGTGTATTTTTCTAAAACCTTATGTATTTGTGTGTATGTGTAGATATATATTTCATAGGGCTAATACTAATGCTATAACTAT
This region includes:
- the LOC114381918 gene encoding homeobox-leucine zipper protein HAT3-like, translated to MEDNNEECITGLCLGIGMGGHVPKKNKQKENKAVACLDLAFELCPKGEEAINVNLHHHHHEKVERISLERIHEYPNEKSTDSDNSNNNNRCRKKLRLSKEQSSMLENSFKQHSTLNPVQKQALADQLNLKTRQVEVWFQNRRARTKLKQTEVDHELLKKHCQNLSDENKRLKKELQELRALKVGPSPLCIQLSKTATLTTMCSSCDRELKLVN